The DNA region CACATCCAACCGCGCGCCACCATCGCGCAAAACAGGCCGGATCGTCTGCGAGATGCTGCGCTGGGTCGGCTGCCCGGTAAACCAGCTTACCGGCACGGTGACCCGAATGCCCTTGTCAAATGACCCTTCGCCGAACTCTTCGAACGACACATCGGTCAACGTAAAAAACGCCCCAATCCGCACGCCGTTGTTGAACGCGCGGTCAAGCGTAACGGTCGCACCCCAATCACCGGCAAGGTATCGCCCGGCATCGACCTGCCCATAATACCCGTTGCCAAAGTCATAATAGGCAGAGGCATGGCCGGTCAGAACGTCATAATCCTGAAACCCAAATCCACCGTCAAAGTCACGCTGGCGGGCATAGTTGACCTCGCCCCCCAGCGCCAAACGGCTGTCGATCGGATACCACAGCACCTCGGCTGAGACGCCGCCAAACATCTGCTCCAGATAGCCTGCTGTTATCCGGGCAAACACGTCCTTTTGCGGATGCGCCAGATAGGTTCCGGTCAACCGCGTCAAACGCGCATTGTCACCGCTGAAGTATCGGACTGCATCTGACCTGACTTTGGGCAAAACGGAATCGGACTGCCGGGTCGACTCGTCAATCGTGCTGTAAAGCGGCTGACGCACCTCGCCAGCCAACACTAGGCCCGGACGCGGCGCGTAGAACCCTGTCAGCTTAAGCCCGGTTTCAAACCGAAACGGGTTATCAGGATCAAAAAGCGATGGTGTAAAATAGACCCCCCAGCCCAGATTGCGCCCCGGATAAAGCCCGGCAAGCTCTCCGGCGCGGTCCATTGCGTAAGCATCGGTGATCTGCGCGCGGGCCAGTGACCGCCAACTGCTGTCAGGGCTGAATTCAAGCTCTTCCAGATCGCTGCGCTGCAAGGTGACGGTGCTGATCGGCAGGCCACTGTTGACGAAAGTAACCTCAAACTGCGCAACCTCCGGGTCAACCCGGTTTGCCAGAACCCGCGCTGTACGACCCAGCGCCTGCGCCGCCGCGCCGTAGCGAGTATTGACCACACGTACCTGAGCCGTGTTTCCAACAATCGCAAAATTTTCCAGCGTCACTCCCTGCGCCGCCAACGCAGACCGCAATGTCGGCACTCCATCGGCCATCCCTGTAGCGCGCGGGGCCAAGGCCGGTGGCGCATCCCCACGCCCGCCGGGAATCGCGGGCTTGGCGGGGTCAAACACATAGCTCAGCGACAGGCCAACATCGCGGCCATAAAGCGAATAGGCCCCAATCGTTACCCCATTGTCGAACGCGTATTGCGCGCCGAAGTTCAAAGGCGATGCCACGCGGCCCAATCCGCGCTCTTCTTCCTTGGTGTAAAGGTCCGGCGAATACTCAGCCACAAACGTCAACTGATCCGTCACATCCCAGCTGATGCCCGCAAAGGGTGATACATCACCGCGAAACCACGCGCCGAAATCCACCTGGCCGGTTGTTGCAATCCCGCCTGCGGCGGCGTCAGGACGGGTCTCAAACCGCGCATCAATCCCGCCAAAGGGCGATGCAAAGCTGTTACGCCCCGCAAGCCGCCCCCAGCCCAGACCGCCGGTGACCGTGATGTCGGGCGAGATCGCCTTGGTCGCCACAAGGTATTCGCTGCTGAAAACGCCCGTCCCGCCAAAGTCCCGCAACCCTACTGCAATCGCAGGCCAGCGCGCGGTTTCGCGGCTGATCTGATAGCTCAGATCGAAACTCCGGTCGAACCGGTCCTCACCGCCAAAGTTGAATCCACGGATATAGCTATAGCGGAAAACACCCTGCAGGCGCGGCGTGATCTGAAACGCCAGTGTATTGCGCAGCGTGTCCCCAAACCCCGCAGTGGTGAGTGCCACCTCTCCGTCGTTCAACACATAGGCGTTTGGCATGTCGATCAGGCCGGGCGTGCCATAAAACGACAAGGTGTCAGCCGCCACAGGCGAAGCCGCACCAAGCACTGCCAAAACAGGCCAAATCCGATGTGTCGCTTGCGCGATCATACTGCCCCCACGTCGCTGCCTGCACTGCTTACCACGCCTGTCAGACAGGTCTGCCCATTTCTGCCGCCACCCGTTTCACTCGGCTGGAAATTGCGCCACAATGGCAACAAGTTCAATTTTCGTGCGGACCCCACATGCGCCTAATGAAACGTCTATGGCCGGCCCGCCAGTCCAACCGAACAGTCCCGATTTCCGTGGACCCGCCCTGCTTTGTGATCGGGGATGTGCATGGCTGCGCGGATCTGCTGGCAAAGATCCTTGATCGCGCGCCCCCTGACGCTGACCTGATCTGCGTCGGCGACTACGTGGATCGCGGCGACCACTCTGCCGACGTCCTTGGAATTTTGCAGGCACGCCCTGACATCACTTGCCTGATGGGCAACCACGAGGCGATGATGCTCAAGTTTCTGGATAATCCCATTGGGCCGGCAAACCGCTGGCTGCGTTTTGGCGGTCTGCAAACCCTTGCCAGCTTTGGCGTCACAGGTGGCGCGGAAACCGACGACCCCGATCAGCTGACGCGGCTATCAGAGGCATTGCGCACCGCCATGGGCACCGCTCTGATTGACTGGCTGCGCGATCTGCCGTGCCAGACCTTGCGCGGCAACGTCATGATCACCCATGCAGGCGCGGACCCCGCCCTTGCCCCCGCCGATCAGGACGACAAGGTACTGATCTGGGGCCACCCAGACTTTGCCAAACGCAAACGTGACGATGGCCTGTGGGTTCTGCACGGCCACACGATCGTCAACATGCCTGAGGCGCGCAACGGGCGCATCGCCATTGACACCGGCGCCTATGCCACCGGACGTTTGACCGCGGCACATCTGACGCCCCAAGGCTGTACCTTTGTCGAGGTTGATCGCCACGATGACTGACCCGCAGGCTATTCTCCCGAACTTCCTGATCGCCGGGGTCCCCAAGGCCGGCACCAGTTCTGTCCACGGCTGGCTTGCCGATCATCCCGACTGCGTCGGCTCAATCGAGAAAGAAACCTATTTTCTTGTCGACCCCGGCACGCATATGCACCGTCCCGACAGCCACATTAGCGGCGGGCTTGCAGGTTATGCCGCACATTTTCCGCCCGTTGATCAGGCCCGGATCGTCATGGAATCCACCCCCGGCTACATCTGCAGCGACACCGCCCGCAGAACCTTGGCAGACATGCCCGGCGCGCCCAAAGTGCTGTTCATACTGCGCGAACCGGCCGACCAGATTTACTCGCTCTTTCGCTACTTCCAGAACAATTGGGACTGGATCCCAAGCGACATGACCTTCTCCGCGTTCCTCGCAGCCTGCCGCGCTGGTACGCATGACTTCAAAGGCAATGAACTGGCCCGCGACTGCCTGATCAACGCCGCCTACGTGGACCACCTCAGGGCATGGCAAACGGCAATCGGGTCAGGGCGGATGAAGGTCATGCTGTTTGATGATCTGTTGGCCGATCAATCGGCGTTCCTGAAATCAATCTGCGCATGGCTTGAAATCGAACCGTCATTTTTTGACGACTACGCATTCCCGCGTGCCAATGAAACTTACGCGCC from Yoonia sp. R2331 includes:
- a CDS encoding sulfotransferase domain-containing protein, with the protein product MTDPQAILPNFLIAGVPKAGTSSVHGWLADHPDCVGSIEKETYFLVDPGTHMHRPDSHISGGLAGYAAHFPPVDQARIVMESTPGYICSDTARRTLADMPGAPKVLFILREPADQIYSLFRYFQNNWDWIPSDMTFSAFLAACRAGTHDFKGNELARDCLINAAYVDHLRAWQTAIGSGRMKVMLFDDLLADQSAFLKSICAWLEIEPSFFDDYAFPRANETYAPRSRGLQSLNIAIRNRLPKGAAYNALRGLYRRLNTRAPDAASDADDHALAQLRRDFEAANAQLAKAFDLDLSRWSDR
- a CDS encoding metallophosphoesterase — protein: MRLMKRLWPARQSNRTVPISVDPPCFVIGDVHGCADLLAKILDRAPPDADLICVGDYVDRGDHSADVLGILQARPDITCLMGNHEAMMLKFLDNPIGPANRWLRFGGLQTLASFGVTGGAETDDPDQLTRLSEALRTAMGTALIDWLRDLPCQTLRGNVMITHAGADPALAPADQDDKVLIWGHPDFAKRKRDDGLWVLHGHTIVNMPEARNGRIAIDTGAYATGRLTAAHLTPQGCTFVEVDRHDD
- a CDS encoding YjbH domain-containing protein, translated to MIAQATHRIWPVLAVLGAASPVAADTLSFYGTPGLIDMPNAYVLNDGEVALTTAGFGDTLRNTLAFQITPRLQGVFRYSYIRGFNFGGEDRFDRSFDLSYQISRETARWPAIAVGLRDFGGTGVFSSEYLVATKAISPDITVTGGLGWGRLAGRNSFASPFGGIDARFETRPDAAAGGIATTGQVDFGAWFRGDVSPFAGISWDVTDQLTFVAEYSPDLYTKEEERGLGRVASPLNFGAQYAFDNGVTIGAYSLYGRDVGLSLSYVFDPAKPAIPGGRGDAPPALAPRATGMADGVPTLRSALAAQGVTLENFAIVGNTAQVRVVNTRYGAAAQALGRTARVLANRVDPEVAQFEVTFVNSGLPISTVTLQRSDLEELEFSPDSSWRSLARAQITDAYAMDRAGELAGLYPGRNLGWGVYFTPSLFDPDNPFRFETGLKLTGFYAPRPGLVLAGEVRQPLYSTIDESTRQSDSVLPKVRSDAVRYFSGDNARLTRLTGTYLAHPQKDVFARITAGYLEQMFGGVSAEVLWYPIDSRLALGGEVNYARQRDFDGGFGFQDYDVLTGHASAYYDFGNGYYGQVDAGRYLAGDWGATVTLDRAFNNGVRIGAFFTLTDVSFEEFGEGSFDKGIRVTVPVSWFTGQPTQRSISQTIRPVLRDGGARLDVGTRLYDATRASRGAELSDSWGLFWR